The Carassius carassius chromosome 9, fCarCar2.1, whole genome shotgun sequence genome includes a region encoding these proteins:
- the LOC132149266 gene encoding guanine nucleotide-binding protein G(I)/G(S)/G(O) subunit gamma-13-like, producing the protein MDEMDLPQMKKEVESLKYQLAFKREKSSKTVTDLVKWIEECVPEDPFLNPELMKNNPWVEKGKCVLL; encoded by the exons ATGGATGAGATGGACTTGCCCCAGATGAAGAAGGAGGTAGAAAGCCTCAAGTACCAGCTGGCCTTCAAAAGGGAGAAATCCTCAAAGACAGTGACAGA CCTGGTGAAGTGGATCGAGGAGTGTGTGCCTGAAGACCCTTTCCTGAATCCTGAGCTGATGAAGAACAATCCATGGGTGGAGAAGGGCAAGTGTGTGCTTCTATAA